In the genome of Nonomuraea sp. NBC_00507, the window CGGTGCGCACGGCGATGTGGCCGTCGGGGCGGATCAGGACCAGGGTGCCGGGGCGAGCCCGGTAGAGCCGGGGTGCCTCCTGGCCGATGAGGGCTTGTGGGGAGCCGGTCCGGCCGGAGCCAGCGACCTGCAGGGCGCTGACGTGCGGGCCTTGGAGGGTGGCGAGGGGTTGGGTGGTCTCCGCGCCGAAACCCAGAAGGGTCCAGTGCGGACCGCGGGTGACGTCGAACAGGCGGAGCGGGGCGCCGTCGGGGGTGGTGCCGCGGGCGTCGGGCGCACGGTCACCAGCCTTGGGGCCGCGGCGCGGGCCGCCGGCCAGGGTGAGGGGCGAGTCGGGGTAGGCGATGTCGAGCTGGCTGGTCATGGCCAGCAGGCGGCTCATGACGGCAGGCCGCTTGATGAGCGGGAAGATCACATGATCGCGCAGGAACCGGCGCACGCCCTTGAGCGTGAAGACGGACTCGAAACCGCGGGAGCTGCCGGCAAGGACCTTGGCAGCGACAGGGATCCGCTCGGCGCCGTAGCTGTCCAGGATCGCCTCGGGCGCGCCGGCGAGGGCCGCGGCCAGCTTCCAGCCGAGGTTGTAGGCGTCCTGGATGCCGGTGTTCATGCCCTGGCCGCCCGCTGGGGAGTGCACGTGCGCGGCATCGCCGGCCAGGAAGACGCGGCCATACCGGTAGCTGCGGACCATCCGGGCGTTGAAGCGGTAACGCGACAGCCAGGTGGCCTCGCTCAGCGTCACGCCGGTGCGGCCGGACCGCTCGCCGAACAGCTCGCGGAAGAGCTTCAGCGTGGGCTCGGCAACCGCGCCGTCGGGGCCGGGAAGCACGCTGGCCTGGTACTGCCAGGCGCTGTCGGCGTTCGGCAGCGGCGCGACGGCCAGGTAGGAGCCGTCCTCGCCGAACCAGGCGTAGGAGGCGTCGCCGGCCAAGCCGTGGATCTTCACGTCGCCGACGAGGAAGACCTGGTCGGTGCGGGTGTGGCCGTCCATTGTCGTGCCGAGGAGGTGCCGGACGGTGCTGTGCCCGCCGTCGCTGCCGACCAGGTAGCGGGCCCGGACGGTCTGGCCGTTGGCCAGCGTGGCGGTGACGCCGCCGTCGTCTTGTGCGAAGGCGCTCAGCGCGGCGCCGTAGATCACCTGGCCGCCAAGGGCAGCCAGCCGGTCACGCAGGATCTGCTCCACGCGCCACTCGGGCAACATCACCAGGTCGGGGTACGGCACGCCCGGCCGTGGTCCCCCAGCGGTGGCGGTGGCCAGTTCCACGGCGAGCTCGTGTCCCTGGTAGACCCGCAGTGGCAAGCCCACGGTGCCGTTGGTCAGGATCTCATCGATCACGCCCAGGTCGTCCAGCACCTCCAGGCTGCGCGGCTGGAGCCCCTTGCCGCGCGATCCGATCGCGGGCGCCTGGCCGGCATCGACCAGCAGGTGATCGATGCCCCGGCGGGCGAGTTCGACGGACAACGTCAGACCGGTCGGGCCGGCGCCCGCTACCAGGACCTGAGTGGTGGTGCCGGTCGTCATCGGCGTTCCCTTCACCCGAAGCGATCTACTACATCGTAGTACTACGTTGTAGTACGACGCTGTAGTAGAGTCAAGGCGTGCCGAAGGAAAGTGATCGACGCGAACTGCTGGCCGACACCGCGATGCGGCTCATCGACGAGGTCGGCCTCGCCGGGGTGACCCACCGCGCCGTCGACGCGGCCGCCGGTGTCCCGGTCGGCACCACCTCCAACTACTTCCGCACCCGGGCCACCCTCTACGAGGCGATCGCCCACCGGATCCTGGACCAGCAGCTCGCCGCCCTGCAGGCCGCACCGGCGACGCCACCCGACCGCGAGAGCCTCGTCGACAGCCTCACCGCCGCCATCGACGACGGGACCGGCCCGGCACGCAACCGCTATCTGGCCCGGTTCGAGCTGTCCCTGGAGGCCGCGCGCAATCCCCGGCTGGCCGCCCTCATGCGCGAACTGCGCGCCGTGACCCTGCGCATCCGCGCCGCCCAGTTCCGCGCCATACATCCCGACGCGGCAGACGAGCAGCTCGACGCCCTCGGCTCCCTGCTGACCGGAGTGACCTTCGACCGCATCACCCTCGGCGTTCCCGGCATGGACACTCGGGCCCTCGTCCAGGCCCTGATAGCAGCGTTCCTGCCAGCAGAGGGCAGGAGTGAACCGTAGGACACCTCCGTAATCCGTCCCGGCGGGGGAGGGGCTGACAGTCGGGGGCAGCACCACTGAAAACCAGGCCAGCGGCGCAGCCGGCAGAAACGCACATCGGAAACGTGCTTTCCGTGTTTGGGTCGAGGCTCAGGTTGTCCCTGGCCCCCACATGTGCAAAAGGTACGTGTCCGAGGGGAGGGGCCTCGTGCGGTGGGCAGGGGCGAGGGGTCAGGAGCGTTCCTTGGTCCAGCGCTCCAGGCCCGGCGCGTCGATGGGCAGGGCGGCGGAGAGGATCTCCGCACCTGTCGCCGTGACCAGCAGGTCGTCCTCGATCCGCACCCCGATCCCGCGCAGCTCAGGCGGTACCGTGCGGTCGTGGGCGTGGAAGTACAGGCCGGGTTCGACCGTCAGCACCATGCCCGGCGTTATCAGGGCCCCGTGGTAGGCCTCCGGCCGGGAGCGGGCGCAGTCGTGCACGTCCAGTCCCAGATGGTGGCCGATGCCGCAGATCAGGTAGCGCCGATGGTGCTGACCCTGGTCGGACAGCGCCTCGTCCACCGAGACCGGCAGCAGCCCCCAGTCGTGCAGCCCCCGCGCGATGACCTCCATGGCGGCGTGGTGGAAATCGGTGAACGCCCGTCCCGGCGCGACCTGCGCCAGCCCGGCCCGGTGCGCTCGCTCCACCAGGTCGTGCACCTGCCGCTGGGCGGGCGAGAAGGCCCCCGACACGGGGAAGGTGCGGGTGACATCGGCGGTGTAGTGGCTGCGGACCTCCACCCCCATGTCGAGCAGCAGCAGCTCGCCCGCGCGCACCGGCCCGTCGCAGCGCACCCAGTGCAGGGTGGGCGCGTGCGGCCCGGCGCCCACGATGCTCGCGTAGCCGGGACCGTTGCCGTACGTCCTGGCGTACCGGTCGAACGTGCCCTGCAGCCAGCGCTCGCCCCCGCCCGCCACCGCCGCCGGAACCTCGGCGAGCACGGCCGCGAAGCCCTCGACGGTACGGTCGACCGCCTCGCGCAGCTGGGCGATCTCCCACTCGTCCTTGATCATGCGGAGCTCGGCCAGCGTCCGCGCCAGCTCCTCCGAACGCTCCTCCCATCCGGGACCCGCCACCAACGCGCCAGGGGGCGGCCCGGCGAAGGACGGCAGCGGACGCACCTCGATCCCAAGCGCGGCCGACCACTCCTCCAGCGACGGCGACGGGCCCACCCACAACTCGCCGTAAGCGGCGTCGGAGAAGAAACCCGGGTCGCCGGGGCGGGCCGGCGGCGGCAGGTACAAGGTGGCGTCACCGTCACGGACCACCGCCACCGCGTCCTCCACCGCGCAGCCGGTCAGCCAGAAGAAGTCGCTGTCCACGCGGAAGTCGTAGCCGGTGTCATTGCTGCGCACCGGCGCCCGGCCGGCCGCGACGACCACCGTCGCGCCGGGGAGCGCGGCGGCGAGGCGGGCCCGGTGGCCGGCGGCCGCCTCGGCGGCGCCCGGCACCAGGTCGGGGGTGCGGGCGGGGGTGTCCCAGCCCTGGGTGATGTACTCGGTGAACGCGGGGATCTCCGACAGTTTGGGCAGCCTGCCGTCACTCACCGGTGATTCCTCCTCCCATGTCGCGGACCAGCCCGGTCAGCCTGGCGAAGACGCGGTCCTCGCCGATGCCGTCGTGCTCATACTCGTTCGTCACCCACGCCTGCGCGTTGCCGACGCGGGCCGCCGTGTCCAGCTGCAGGCCGGAGTCGACGTACATGTCATCGAAGTAGACCGCGGCGGCCACCGGCACCTCGTTGGCGGCCAGCCGGTCCAGGTCGTACAGGCGTGGCCACTCCGCCCGCTCGGCGAGCAGCTCGACGGCGGCGCGGAAGGGCCGCAGTGCGCGGATCTCCTCGAACATCCAGGGATAGATCATCTCCCCGGTGAACAGCAGCGGCCTGGCCTCCTCGGCGAAGGCCGGATGCCGGGCCCGCTCCCGCTCCGCAGCCCACGCGGTCGCGCCCGTACCGGAGCCGTAGATGCTTTCCTGCAACGCCGCGAACAGCGGGTTGTCGGCGAACGACGTACGCGCCAGCACCTGGTGCAGGAACGTCTCCGGCAATCCCTCCGCTTCGTCCAGCAGCCAGTGCATCCGCTCGTAGCCCGGCTTCATGCCGAAGTCGAGACCGAGGGACTGCAGCCGCCGCACGGTCAGCACGTCGCCGTCCGGCAGCCGCACGTCACCCTCGGCCAGCCGGTCGGCGAGCCGGGCGACGGTCTCGGCGTGGTGCGGATAGCGGCGGTAGAACGCGGCGTTCTTGGCCGCCACCCGGGGATAGGTGCGCCGGTAGACCTCCACGGCGTCCGGCTCCAGCGCCGGCAGCCCGCCCGCCACGTAGCAGACGCTCAGCCCCTCCGGCGCCGCCGACAAGTACGTCAGCGTCAGGAAGCCGCCGTAACTCTGCCCCAGCGTCGACCAGCGTCTGCCGCCGAAGACGGTCTTCCGCAGGTGCTCGGCGTCGGCCACGATCGAGTCCGCGCGGAAGCAGGTCAGATAGCCGGCCCCTTCCCGGGCGCCGAGCGCGCTCATCACCCGCCCGTCGATCCGCGAGCTGCGGCCGGTGCCGCGCTGATCCAGCAGGATCACCCGGTACGTCTCCAATGCCTTGCCCAGCCACCCCGACGTACCCACCGGCCGCGGCCCCTTGCCGCCGGGCCCGCCCTGCAGGAACAGCAGGCACGGCAGGTCCTCGCGGTCGCGGTCCGGAGCCACCAGCTCCCGGGCGAACACCGTGATCGCGGCCCCCGGGTCCGACCAGTCGAGCGGCACCTCCACCACGTGGTCGCGCACCCGCATCCCGGGAATCGTGTACGTCGCGGTGATCAAGACTTCTCCCTCCTGCGGCGCTCCCACTCCGGGTTGATGCGGGGAATGGCCGCCAGCAGCGTCCTGGTGTACTCGTGGCGCGGGTCGCCGAACACCTGCCCGGTGTCGCCGAGCTCGACGATCCGCCCCTTGCTCATCACCGCCACCCGATGCGCGATCTGCCGGA includes:
- a CDS encoding FAD-dependent monooxygenase, which gives rise to MTTGTTTQVLVAGAGPTGLTLSVELARRGIDHLLVDAGQAPAIGSRGKGLQPRSLEVLDDLGVIDEILTNGTVGLPLRVYQGHELAVELATATAGGPRPGVPYPDLVMLPEWRVEQILRDRLAALGGQVIYGAALSAFAQDDGGVTATLANGQTVRARYLVGSDGGHSTVRHLLGTTMDGHTRTDQVFLVGDVKIHGLAGDASYAWFGEDGSYLAVAPLPNADSAWQYQASVLPGPDGAVAEPTLKLFRELFGERSGRTGVTLSEATWLSRYRFNARMVRSYRYGRVFLAGDAAHVHSPAGGQGMNTGIQDAYNLGWKLAAALAGAPEAILDSYGAERIPVAAKVLAGSSRGFESVFTLKGVRRFLRDHVIFPLIKRPAVMSRLLAMTSQLDIAYPDSPLTLAGGPRRGPKAGDRAPDARGTTPDGAPLRLFDVTRGPHWTLLGFGAETTQPLATLQGPHVSALQVAGSGRTGSPQALIGQEAPRLYRARPGTLVLIRPDGHIAVRTDDARVVADYLDRILSPTRAAATPSAT
- a CDS encoding TetR/AcrR family transcriptional regulator, which produces MPKESDRRELLADTAMRLIDEVGLAGVTHRAVDAAAGVPVGTTSNYFRTRATLYEAIAHRILDQQLAALQAAPATPPDRESLVDSLTAAIDDGTGPARNRYLARFELSLEAARNPRLAALMRELRAVTLRIRAAQFRAIHPDAADEQLDALGSLLTGVTFDRITLGVPGMDTRALVQALIAAFLPAEGRSEP
- a CDS encoding aminopeptidase P family protein, with the protein product MSDGRLPKLSEIPAFTEYITQGWDTPARTPDLVPGAAEAAAGHRARLAAALPGATVVVAAGRAPVRSNDTGYDFRVDSDFFWLTGCAVEDAVAVVRDGDATLYLPPPARPGDPGFFSDAAYGELWVGPSPSLEEWSAALGIEVRPLPSFAGPPPGALVAGPGWEERSEELARTLAELRMIKDEWEIAQLREAVDRTVEGFAAVLAEVPAAVAGGGERWLQGTFDRYARTYGNGPGYASIVGAGPHAPTLHWVRCDGPVRAGELLLLDMGVEVRSHYTADVTRTFPVSGAFSPAQRQVHDLVERAHRAGLAQVAPGRAFTDFHHAAMEVIARGLHDWGLLPVSVDEALSDQGQHHRRYLICGIGHHLGLDVHDCARSRPEAYHGALITPGMVLTVEPGLYFHAHDRTVPPELRGIGVRIEDDLLVTATGAEILSAALPIDAPGLERWTKERS
- a CDS encoding alpha/beta fold hydrolase, with protein sequence MITATYTIPGMRVRDHVVEVPLDWSDPGAAITVFARELVAPDRDREDLPCLLFLQGGPGGKGPRPVGTSGWLGKALETYRVILLDQRGTGRSSRIDGRVMSALGAREGAGYLTCFRADSIVADAEHLRKTVFGGRRWSTLGQSYGGFLTLTYLSAAPEGLSVCYVAGGLPALEPDAVEVYRRTYPRVAAKNAAFYRRYPHHAETVARLADRLAEGDVRLPDGDVLTVRRLQSLGLDFGMKPGYERMHWLLDEAEGLPETFLHQVLARTSFADNPLFAALQESIYGSGTGATAWAAERERARHPAFAEEARPLLFTGEMIYPWMFEEIRALRPFRAAVELLAERAEWPRLYDLDRLAANEVPVAAAVYFDDMYVDSGLQLDTAARVGNAQAWVTNEYEHDGIGEDRVFARLTGLVRDMGGGITGE